Proteins from one Sulfuriferula thiophila genomic window:
- a CDS encoding CcdB family protein — protein MAQFDIYPNPGAMKLEIPYLVSVQNDHITSKTGATVVIPLRANAQPVEILAPLIEVAGQGQFVLSTDEIFAIDTARLKAPCAVLSRIDRAKIKPAVDKVIGEY, from the coding sequence TTGGCGCAATTTGACATCTATCCCAATCCGGGCGCCATGAAGCTAGAGATACCATATCTCGTCTCTGTTCAGAACGACCATATCACGAGTAAAACTGGTGCAACTGTCGTCATTCCGTTACGCGCTAATGCTCAGCCTGTCGAGATCTTGGCTCCGCTGATTGAAGTTGCTGGACAAGGGCAGTTTGTATTATCCACCGACGAAATTTTCGCGATTGATACCGCAAGACTCAAGGCCCCTTGTGCCGTCCTGAGTAGAATTGATCGTGCCAAAATAAAACCTGCAGTAGACAAAGTAATTGGCGAATACTGA
- a CDS encoding GNAT family N-acetyltransferase produces MNSCPELNTQRLLLRPFMLSDAGDVQRLAGDCRIADMTQNVPHPYEDGAAECWISGHALQFATGNSVTFAIVLQASGELVGCIGLRIKRDFDNAELGYWIGCPYWGQGYCTEAGEAVIEYAFTELGMNRIHATHFSRNQASGRVMEKLGMQMEGMLRQHVKKCGQYEDVVVRGLLRG; encoded by the coding sequence ATGAATTCCTGTCCTGAGTTGAATACGCAGCGCTTGCTGTTGCGCCCATTCATGTTGAGTGATGCAGGTGATGTGCAACGCCTAGCCGGTGATTGCAGGATTGCTGATATGACTCAAAATGTGCCTCATCCCTACGAAGACGGCGCTGCAGAATGCTGGATTTCCGGCCATGCATTGCAATTTGCAACAGGGAATTCGGTTACGTTCGCTATTGTGCTGCAAGCGTCAGGTGAGCTTGTCGGCTGTATAGGACTGCGGATTAAGCGTGATTTTGATAATGCTGAGTTGGGTTACTGGATAGGTTGTCCCTATTGGGGACAAGGCTACTGCACCGAGGCTGGAGAGGCAGTAATCGAATATGCGTTTACCGAGCTTGGGATGAACCGCATACATGCCACCCACTTCAGCAGGAATCAAGCTTCAGGTCGTGTCATGGAGAAGCTTGGTATGCAAATGGAAGGGATGCTGCGGCAGCATGTGAAAAAATGTGGGCAGTACGAAGATGTTGTTGTTCGTGGCCTGTTAAGAGGTTAA
- a CDS encoding CcdB family protein, producing MQAELLYRLATRGAEEMSMAAKVLNPQFTVNGTLVVMSTVELAGVAKRSLGDKVTSLQNQRDEIIAALDLLFTGI from the coding sequence GTGCAGGCCGAGTTGCTGTACAGGCTGGCGACACGGGGTGCGGAAGAAATGAGCATGGCAGCAAAGGTGCTTAATCCCCAATTTACCGTCAATGGCACGTTAGTCGTGATGTCCACAGTCGAACTGGCGGGTGTAGCGAAGCGTTCGCTGGGGGATAAAGTTACTTCGCTGCAGAATCAACGCGATGAAATTATTGCCGCACTGGATTTGCTGTTTACCGGGATTTGA
- the trpC gene encoding indole-3-glycerol phosphate synthase TrpC, with protein MSDILDRILATKQREVAAAQSQISLDEIKARALAMPAPRDFVGAIRQRVEQQRPAVIAEIKRASPSKGLLRADFQPAEIARTYAQHGAACLSVLTDRDYFQGSAEFLIAARSACELPVLRKDFMVDPYQVYEARAMGADCILLIVAALSLTQMQELEAIATELGMAVLVESHSSTELDIALHLNTPLQGINNRNLRTFETSLDTTLQLLNKVDDSRIVITESGIHSRADVELMQAHHVHGFLVGEAFMRADDPGMELARLFG; from the coding sequence ATGTCTGACATCCTCGATCGTATCCTCGCAACCAAACAACGTGAAGTCGCTGCCGCGCAAAGCCAGATATCGTTAGACGAAATCAAGGCACGTGCACTCGCGATGCCAGCCCCGCGCGATTTTGTCGGCGCCATTCGCCAGCGCGTAGAACAACAGCGCCCTGCCGTCATTGCTGAAATCAAACGCGCCAGCCCCTCCAAAGGCCTGCTCCGCGCCGATTTTCAGCCGGCTGAAATTGCCAGAACCTACGCCCAGCATGGTGCAGCGTGTCTGTCAGTGCTCACCGACCGCGACTATTTCCAAGGCAGCGCAGAGTTTCTAATTGCCGCCCGTTCCGCCTGCGAGCTGCCGGTATTGCGCAAGGATTTCATGGTCGACCCGTATCAGGTATATGAAGCCAGAGCCATGGGAGCCGACTGCATCCTGCTCATCGTCGCCGCGCTCAGCCTGACGCAAATGCAGGAACTGGAAGCCATTGCCACCGAACTGGGCATGGCCGTCCTCGTCGAATCACACAGCAGCACCGAACTCGACATCGCCCTGCACCTCAACACCCCGCTGCAAGGCATCAACAACCGCAACCTGCGCACCTTCGAAACCAGCCTCGACACCACGCTGCAACTGCTGAACAAAGTCGATGACAGCCGCATCGTCATCACCGAAAGCGGCATCCACAGCCGTGCCGACGTCGAACTGATGCAGGCGCATCATGTGCATGGGTTTCTGGTGGGCGAGGCGTTTATGCGCGCGGATGATCCGGGGATGGAGCTGGCACGGTTGTTTGGGTGA
- the trpE gene encoding anthranilate synthase component I has product MTEQQFFELARQGYNRIPLTRELPADLDTPLAVYLKLANAPYSYLLESVVGGEQFGRYSFIGLPARTVLRVHGHVVTIETDGVKVEQHDSADPLGFIESVLQRYRAADLPGLPRFAGGLAGYFGYDTVRYIEKRLAHTHKNDTLHTPDSLLLLTDELVVVDNLSSSLTLIVYVDPLEPDAYSKGYVRLNELTEQLRAPLAAPHTEAIAPAEVVSEFGEDAFKAAVKRAQEYILAGDIMQVVLSQRMSRPFNASPLTLYRALRSLNPSPYMFYYDMGSFHVVGASPEILVRLEDDTVTVRPIAGTRPRGSNRESDAALATELLADPKECSEHLQLLDLGRNDAGRVAVTGSVKVTENMQIERYSHVMHIVSNVEGKLKPGLSAMDVLRATFPAGTVSGAPKVRAMEIIDELEPSKRGIYAGAVGYLSFNGAMDLAIAIRTAVIKDNMLYVQAGAGIVADSVPESEWIETQNKARAVIRAAELAQAGLEGAGE; this is encoded by the coding sequence ATGACTGAACAGCAATTCTTTGAACTTGCCCGCCAGGGCTACAATCGCATCCCGCTCACCCGGGAATTACCGGCAGATCTGGATACACCGTTAGCGGTCTATCTGAAACTCGCCAACGCCCCTTATTCGTATTTGCTGGAATCCGTCGTCGGCGGTGAACAATTCGGCCGCTACTCTTTCATCGGCTTGCCTGCCCGTACCGTACTGCGCGTGCACGGGCATGTCGTCACCATCGAAACTGATGGCGTCAAAGTCGAGCAGCACGACAGCGCCGACCCGCTAGGCTTCATTGAATCGGTGCTGCAACGCTATCGTGCGGCTGATTTACCCGGGCTACCGCGCTTTGCCGGCGGACTCGCCGGTTATTTCGGCTACGACACCGTACGCTATATTGAAAAGCGCCTCGCCCACACACACAAGAACGACACCCTGCACACGCCGGACAGCCTGCTTTTGCTCACCGACGAGCTGGTCGTTGTCGATAACCTGAGCAGCTCGCTGACGCTGATCGTCTATGTCGACCCGCTGGAACCGGATGCCTACAGCAAAGGTTATGTGCGCCTCAACGAGCTCACCGAACAGTTACGCGCACCGCTTGCAGCGCCACACACCGAAGCCATTGCGCCTGCCGAAGTCGTATCCGAGTTCGGCGAAGACGCATTCAAAGCCGCAGTCAAACGTGCACAGGAGTACATCCTGGCTGGCGACATCATGCAGGTGGTACTGAGCCAGCGCATGTCGCGCCCGTTCAACGCCAGCCCGCTGACACTGTACCGTGCGCTACGCAGCCTCAACCCATCGCCGTACATGTTCTATTACGACATGGGCAGCTTCCATGTGGTCGGTGCCTCGCCGGAAATCCTGGTACGCCTGGAAGACGACACGGTCACCGTGCGCCCGATTGCCGGTACCCGTCCGCGCGGTTCCAACCGCGAATCCGACGCAGCACTGGCAACCGAATTGCTGGCCGACCCCAAAGAATGCTCCGAGCACCTGCAACTGCTCGACCTCGGCCGCAATGATGCCGGCCGCGTCGCTGTCACTGGTAGCGTCAAAGTCACCGAAAACATGCAGATCGAGCGCTACTCGCACGTCATGCATATCGTCTCCAACGTCGAAGGCAAACTTAAACCCGGCCTGAGTGCGATGGATGTACTGCGCGCCACCTTCCCGGCAGGCACGGTATCCGGCGCGCCCAAAGTGCGGGCGATGGAAATCATCGACGAACTGGAGCCGAGCAAACGCGGCATCTATGCCGGTGCAGTCGGTTATTTAAGTTTTAACGGCGCTATGGATCTGGCCATCGCCATCCGTACCGCCGTGATCAAGGACAACATGCTCTACGTCCAGGCCGGTGCCGGCATCGTCGCTGATTCCGTTCCCGAGAGCGAATGGATAGAAACCCAGAACAAAGCCCGCGCCGTGATCCGTGCAGCAGAACTTGCACAAGCAGGTCTGGAAGGGGCAGGGGAATAA
- a CDS encoding energy transducer TonB family protein yields the protein MLLDPIYQLRSWLASAPSLIIIALAVFWSSQVAPLKSLPKPKPPMQLRMIELTPTVPVVVPPQPRPATLPQREPAKPAIHKAVSVPSPAPAVTAPVAVAVAAPAATSTAPAVSNAATAPQLAPPQPAKRVAETPPPPPVPISADLEAGYIAKLRAYIDSSKRYPTGREASLMRPAGMVRIWLELDRNGHLLDSGIEQSSHSMLLDHAALSTVRRGEYPNFPADVWPGGNSHRFTVDINYTPAN from the coding sequence ATGCTACTCGACCCAATTTACCAATTACGTTCCTGGCTGGCCAGCGCGCCCAGCCTAATTATCATTGCACTGGCAGTGTTCTGGAGCAGCCAGGTTGCACCATTGAAATCGCTGCCTAAACCAAAGCCTCCCATGCAACTGCGCATGATTGAACTCACACCGACCGTACCAGTGGTAGTACCGCCGCAACCACGGCCCGCAACACTGCCGCAACGCGAGCCGGCTAAACCGGCAATACACAAAGCGGTATCCGTTCCATCGCCAGCCCCAGCAGTTACAGCGCCCGTCGCGGTAGCGGTAGCAGCACCAGCAGCGACGTCAACCGCTCCCGCCGTCAGCAATGCCGCCACAGCACCACAACTCGCGCCCCCACAACCAGCCAAGCGCGTTGCAGAAACACCGCCGCCACCACCAGTTCCAATCAGCGCCGATCTGGAAGCGGGTTATATAGCCAAATTGCGCGCCTATATCGACAGCAGCAAACGCTACCCTACCGGCCGCGAGGCCAGCCTGATGCGCCCGGCCGGCATGGTGCGAATCTGGCTGGAACTGGATCGCAACGGGCATCTGCTGGACTCCGGTATAGAACAGAGCTCGCACTCCATGCTGCTTGACCACGCCGCACTCTCTACCGTACGCCGTGGCGAATACCCGAATTTTCCGGCTGATGTCTGGCCGGGTGGAAACAGCCACCGATTTACTGTTGATATTAATTACACGCCAGCAAATTAA
- a CDS encoding type II toxin-antitoxin system CcdA family antitoxin, translated as MGNTLYNPAAPKKLANLSINADLLQHAKQLNINLSQTLELHLAEIVRQAQHSRWLAENQNALEDYNRRIETYGTFSDSMRRF; from the coding sequence ATGGGCAATACACTTTATAATCCGGCTGCGCCCAAGAAATTAGCCAATCTCAGCATCAATGCTGATTTATTGCAGCATGCCAAGCAACTGAATATCAACCTCTCGCAAACCCTGGAGTTGCATCTGGCCGAAATCGTGCGGCAAGCGCAGCACAGCCGGTGGCTGGCAGAAAATCAGAATGCGCTGGAGGATTATAACCGGCGTATTGAAACGTATGGCACCTTCAGCGACAGTATGCGGCGGTTCTGA
- a CDS encoding phosphoglycolate phosphatase: MDFPIKIKAVVIDLDGTLLNTAPDLAYAAELMMAELGLQAPPLDTIKTYIGNGVSRLAKRVLTGDMDAEPDAELFARAFPLYEKHYGANVSKYSRPFDGVVAGLDAFRAMGVHVACITNKAEKYTVPLLRDTGLLDYFELVLSGDSLPKRKPDPMPLLHACKHFGIEPAELLLIGDSLNDTQAARAAGCHIFCVPYGYNRGRPVSELDLDAVTPTLLDAAKLVTKAN, encoded by the coding sequence ATGGATTTTCCGATTAAAATTAAAGCAGTAGTAATTGACCTCGACGGCACATTGCTCAACACCGCACCCGACCTCGCCTACGCTGCCGAGCTGATGATGGCCGAGCTGGGCCTGCAAGCACCACCACTGGACACCATCAAAACCTACATCGGCAATGGCGTGTCGCGTCTGGCGAAACGTGTTTTGACCGGCGACATGGACGCAGAGCCGGATGCAGAACTGTTTGCCCGTGCGTTCCCGCTCTACGAAAAGCACTACGGCGCAAACGTCTCCAAGTATTCACGTCCGTTCGACGGCGTGGTTGCCGGTCTGGATGCATTCCGTGCGATGGGCGTGCATGTTGCCTGTATCACCAACAAAGCCGAAAAGTACACCGTCCCTCTGTTACGTGATACCGGCCTGCTGGATTACTTCGAGCTGGTGCTGTCCGGTGACTCCTTGCCTAAACGCAAGCCAGACCCGATGCCGCTGCTGCATGCATGCAAGCACTTCGGTATCGAACCGGCAGAATTGCTGCTGATCGGCGATTCGCTGAATGATACCCAGGCTGCACGTGCCGCCGGCTGCCATATATTCTGCGTACCGTATGGCTACAACCGCGGCCGCCCGGTCAGCGAGCTGGATCTGGATGCGGTTACACCGACGCTGCTGGATGCAGCCAAATTAGTCACCAAGGCCAATTAA
- a CDS encoding ExbD/TolR family protein: MRRWQDTPRNKARIEIIPMIDVMMFLLVFFVLISLNVIPAQGLKMQLPQSGHTEPIQSVRNVVITLVGDNTLQLEGKPVTLETLPAALNALGNTHTKLNIIINGDKAASLQALVNVMDALKTHGFESLSIAAKQR, encoded by the coding sequence ATGCGCCGCTGGCAAGATACCCCTCGCAACAAGGCCCGTATCGAAATCATACCGATGATAGACGTCATGATGTTCCTGCTGGTGTTCTTTGTGCTGATCAGCCTGAACGTCATTCCGGCACAAGGTTTGAAGATGCAACTACCACAGTCGGGTCATACCGAACCAATACAGTCAGTACGTAATGTGGTGATTACACTGGTGGGCGACAACACGCTGCAGCTTGAAGGCAAACCGGTCACGCTTGAAACCCTACCCGCTGCACTGAATGCGCTGGGTAACACGCACACCAAGCTCAATATCATTATTAATGGCGATAAAGCCGCCAGCCTGCAAGCGCTGGTCAACGTGATGGACGCGCTCAAAACACACGGCTTCGAATCGCTGTCCATCGCTGCGAAGCAACGCTGA
- a CDS encoding anthranilate synthase component II codes for MLLMIDNYDSFTYNLVQYFGELGEEVQVYRNDEIDLDAITALKPDHIVISPGPCTPNEAGISVPVIKAFAGQVPILGVCLGHQSIGQAFGGKIIRAQQLMHGKTSMIHHKDSGVFAGLPNPLRATRYHSLVIERESLPDCLEITAWTDDGEIMGVRHKTLPIEGVQFHPESILTEYGHEMLANFLKVKA; via the coding sequence ATGTTATTAATGATAGACAATTACGATTCGTTCACCTACAACCTCGTGCAGTATTTCGGCGAGCTGGGTGAAGAAGTGCAAGTGTACCGCAATGATGAAATCGACCTGGATGCCATCACCGCACTCAAGCCCGACCACATCGTCATTTCGCCCGGACCATGCACGCCAAATGAAGCTGGCATTTCCGTGCCGGTAATCAAGGCTTTTGCTGGTCAAGTGCCTATCCTCGGCGTATGCCTCGGTCACCAGAGCATCGGTCAGGCTTTTGGTGGCAAGATTATTCGGGCGCAGCAATTGATGCACGGCAAAACCTCGATGATTCACCACAAGGACAGCGGCGTGTTTGCCGGCCTGCCCAATCCGCTGCGCGCCACCCGTTACCACTCGCTGGTCATCGAGCGCGAATCCCTGCCGGATTGTCTGGAAATTACCGCATGGACGGACGATGGCGAAATCATGGGCGTACGCCACAAGACCCTGCCGATCGAAGGCGTGCAATTCCACCCTGAGTCCATCCTCACCGAATATGGCCACGAAATGCTGGCCAACTTCCTCAAAGTCAAAGCGTAA
- a CDS encoding type II toxin-antitoxin system CcdA family antitoxin, giving the protein MQTYYDSTAKKGRLSLSINQDLLDRLEPYKQQVNFSAHAEQLLAGILEELENRAWVERNAVALAAHGMDISSTGLAGAEFDRI; this is encoded by the coding sequence ATGCAAACCTATTACGACTCGACCGCTAAAAAAGGCCGCCTGTCATTGTCGATCAATCAGGATCTGCTGGATCGCCTCGAACCTTACAAGCAGCAAGTTAATTTTTCAGCGCACGCTGAGCAATTGCTTGCCGGAATACTCGAGGAACTGGAGAACCGCGCTTGGGTAGAACGCAACGCGGTAGCGTTGGCTGCACATGGAATGGATATATCCAGTACCGGGTTGGCAGGTGCCGAGTTTGACCGGATCTAA
- the apaG gene encoding Co2+/Mg2+ efflux protein ApaG, with protein MADIRKNHITIAVQTAFLPDQSDVEEERYVFAYTVTITNTGTIPAQLVSRHWIITDADEHVQEVRGLGVVGEQPLLKPGESFEYTSGTALNTPVGTMQGSYQMIAEDGEHFDAEIAPFVLAMPRTLH; from the coding sequence ATGGCTGACATTAGAAAGAACCACATTACTATCGCTGTGCAAACTGCATTTCTGCCAGATCAGTCTGATGTTGAAGAAGAGCGTTATGTGTTTGCCTATACCGTTACCATAACCAATACCGGTACGATCCCGGCGCAACTGGTATCGCGGCACTGGATCATTACCGATGCCGACGAGCATGTGCAGGAGGTGCGTGGCCTGGGGGTCGTAGGAGAGCAGCCATTGCTGAAGCCGGGCGAGTCGTTCGAATATACCAGTGGTACCGCATTGAATACACCGGTCGGTACCATGCAGGGCAGTTATCAGATGATTGCCGAAGACGGCGAGCATTTTGATGCCGAGATTGCGCCATTTGTATTGGCTATGCCCCGGACTTTGCATTGA
- a CDS encoding EamA family transporter has product MTQGFVLTLLALLLYGAWGFSYKLLSIKGIQGEWVVTLVMLLGAIISASIAMVRSEPFPVDKVSANIPWLVLAALSGAIGNILLVKAMTFPGLSSGLVLAITGAYPLVAALLAYLFLNEQLTGIQAMGTATIVFGVGLLMFK; this is encoded by the coding sequence ATGACTCAAGGATTTGTATTAACCCTGCTGGCGCTGTTGCTCTATGGTGCGTGGGGATTTTCCTACAAGCTACTGTCCATCAAAGGCATCCAGGGGGAATGGGTAGTCACACTGGTAATGCTGCTTGGCGCAATCATCTCTGCATCAATTGCCATGGTCCGCTCAGAACCGTTTCCTGTAGATAAAGTCAGTGCAAATATTCCCTGGCTGGTTCTCGCCGCCTTAAGTGGCGCCATAGGCAACATCTTATTGGTAAAAGCCATGACATTCCCGGGTCTTAGCTCCGGGCTGGTACTGGCCATAACCGGGGCCTATCCACTGGTAGCCGCCCTGCTTGCCTACTTGTTTCTGAATGAGCAACTTACCGGCATTCAAGCCATGGGCACCGCCACGATCGTCTTCGGTGTCGGGTTGCTCATGTTCAAGTGA
- the rpe gene encoding ribulose-phosphate 3-epimerase has translation MSKQFRIAPSILSANFAKLGQEVTDVIASGTDIIHFDVMDNHYVPNLTIGPLVCESLRPVTDAIIDVHLMVKPVDRIIPDFAKAGANMITFHPEASEHIDRTLALIKECGCKAGLVFNPGTSLHFLDHVMDKLDMILLMSVNPGFGGQKFIPETLNKIRAVRQRIDASGRDIWLEVDGGVKVDNIAEVARAGADVFVAGSAIYGAGKDTDPNRYDSVVAAMRAELAKVA, from the coding sequence GTGTCCAAACAATTCCGTATCGCACCAAGCATATTATCTGCAAACTTCGCCAAATTAGGGCAAGAAGTTACCGACGTAATCGCTTCGGGCACAGACATTATTCACTTTGACGTGATGGACAACCATTACGTTCCTAATTTAACCATAGGACCGCTGGTATGCGAATCGCTACGTCCGGTAACTGATGCAATAATCGATGTGCACTTGATGGTCAAGCCAGTGGATCGCATTATCCCTGATTTTGCCAAGGCTGGGGCGAACATGATTACATTTCACCCGGAAGCGTCCGAGCACATCGACCGCACTCTGGCACTGATCAAGGAATGCGGATGCAAAGCCGGTCTGGTCTTCAATCCAGGCACATCACTGCATTTCCTCGACCACGTCATGGACAAGCTCGACATGATCCTGCTGATGTCGGTTAACCCAGGCTTCGGCGGTCAGAAATTCATCCCTGAAACACTGAACAAGATTCGCGCAGTACGCCAGCGCATTGACGCATCGGGTCGCGATATCTGGCTGGAAGTTGACGGCGGCGTAAAAGTCGACAACATCGCTGAAGTCGCCCGCGCCGGTGCAGACGTATTCGTTGCCGGCTCCGCCATTTACGGCGCAGGCAAAGACACCGACCCTAACCGCTATGACAGCGTTGTTGCCGCCATGCGTGCAGAACTGGCAAAGGTAGCATAA
- a CDS encoding energy transducer TonB, whose protein sequence is MSDQAALHEPELSPAARRVLAALLFSLGLHAAFIGLVRLAPSVPQVSSLPNILQVELSQRPQPVVATHPKPVVGDVAVMTAITPSALPIKMLPPKPDTSVMSAQPAVSPSEPVSPITVQPLTPPVKSGLPTVNVPLLVDNTYYTAKEVDVHPRALRPITPVYPAAAADSNIQGWVLLKIKLSDTGKVEQVTVGDSSPPDVFDQAALDAFTKAGFAPAQKAGRAVKSLVEIKVWFNLN, encoded by the coding sequence ATGTCAGATCAGGCTGCGTTGCATGAACCCGAACTGAGTCCGGCTGCCCGCCGGGTGCTGGCAGCGCTGCTGTTTTCGTTGGGCTTGCACGCTGCCTTTATCGGTCTGGTGCGGCTGGCACCGTCGGTGCCACAGGTATCAAGCCTGCCAAATATTTTGCAGGTCGAGTTGTCGCAACGGCCGCAGCCTGTGGTTGCAACTCATCCCAAGCCTGTGGTGGGCGATGTGGCGGTAATGACGGCGATTACCCCCAGCGCCCTGCCAATTAAAATGTTGCCGCCCAAGCCGGATACTTCGGTTATGTCGGCGCAGCCTGCTGTTTCGCCTTCTGAGCCGGTATCGCCCATTACTGTACAGCCGTTGACACCTCCAGTTAAATCCGGTTTGCCTACCGTGAATGTGCCGTTGCTGGTTGATAACACTTATTACACTGCAAAAGAAGTCGATGTGCATCCGCGGGCATTGCGGCCCATTACGCCGGTTTATCCCGCAGCGGCCGCTGACAGTAACATTCAGGGCTGGGTGCTACTCAAAATCAAGCTAAGCGATACTGGCAAGGTCGAACAAGTCACGGTCGGCGACTCCAGTCCGCCAGACGTGTTTGATCAGGCCGCGCTGGACGCTTTTACCAAAGCCGGTTTCGCCCCGGCGCAAAAAGCCGGTCGTGCGGTTAAGTCGCTGGTGGAGATTAAAGTCTGGTTTAATCTTAATTGA
- the trpD gene encoding anthranilate phosphoribosyltransferase, producing MINAPQLLNQLLERQDLSREQMLALMHAVMGGELPPTLIAAFLVALRCKGETITELAAAAEVMRALSIKVPLAGVANLVDTCGTGGDGAHTFNISTASAFVAAAAGAKVAKHGGRSVSSTSGSADVLEALGVNVNLTPEQVAQCVQQVGIGFMFAPNHHSAMKHAAPVRRELGVRTLFNLLGPMTNPASAPNQVMGVYARELTGKLAQVLHTLGSEHVMVVHAADGMDELSLSGVSYVAELNHGQVTEYEITPEQFGFARADNSSLMVDSAASAKNMLISALTNQHRAASDIVALNAGAAIYVADISDSLAAGVTLAMQQITSGAAHRKLEQLIQYSQHV from the coding sequence ATGATTAACGCACCTCAACTGCTCAATCAATTGCTGGAGCGGCAGGACCTCAGCCGCGAGCAAATGCTCGCGCTGATGCACGCGGTGATGGGTGGCGAACTGCCGCCCACGCTGATCGCCGCTTTCCTTGTCGCCTTGCGCTGCAAGGGCGAAACCATCACCGAACTCGCCGCCGCCGCAGAAGTCATGCGTGCGCTGTCGATCAAAGTACCGTTAGCCGGCGTCGCAAATCTGGTCGACACCTGCGGCACCGGCGGCGATGGCGCCCATACCTTCAACATTTCCACCGCCTCGGCATTCGTCGCAGCTGCCGCCGGCGCCAAGGTTGCCAAACACGGTGGCCGCTCGGTATCGTCCACCTCAGGCAGTGCCGACGTGCTCGAAGCGCTGGGCGTCAACGTCAACCTCACACCGGAACAGGTCGCGCAGTGCGTGCAACAAGTCGGCATCGGCTTCATGTTCGCACCCAATCACCACAGCGCGATGAAACATGCCGCACCAGTACGCCGCGAACTGGGTGTGCGCACACTGTTCAACCTGCTCGGACCGATGACCAACCCCGCCAGCGCGCCAAACCAAGTCATGGGCGTGTATGCCCGCGAACTTACCGGCAAACTGGCGCAAGTGCTGCATACTCTGGGCAGCGAACATGTCATGGTAGTTCACGCCGCAGACGGCATGGATGAACTCAGCCTGAGCGGCGTCAGCTACGTCGCCGAACTCAACCACGGCCAGGTCACTGAATACGAAATCACACCGGAACAATTCGGTTTTGCCCGCGCTGACAACAGCAGCCTGATGGTGGATAGCGCAGCTTCAGCCAAAAACATGCTGATCAGCGCCCTCACCAACCAGCATCGGGCTGCCAGCGACATCGTCGCCCTCAACGCCGGCGCCGCTATTTACGTAGCCGACATCAGCGACAGTCTCGCAGCAGGCGTTACCCTGGCGATGCAGCAAATCACCTCCGGCGCCGCACACCGCAAGCTCGAACAATTAATCCAATACAGCCAACATGTCTGA